TTTGGGTTATTTGGCTGCTGGTCAAACCGACGATCAAATTCTCCAAGAGTTTCCAGATTTACAAAAAGAGCAGATCTTCGCGTGTCTGGATTATGCACGCGATCTGGCAAATTTTGAGACGATTGCATCATGAGCTTAACATTTTTCATAGACCAATGCGTCCCAGCTTCTATTGGGAAGTTTTTGTGGGATAGTGGTTATAGTGTGTTAGTTTTGAAAGACTATATTCCAATCGAGTCTTCTGATAAAATTGTGATTGCCAAAGCACAGGAATTAAGTGCAATTTTAGTTTCACTGAATGGAGATTTTGCCGACATTGTCACGTATCCTCCTGGTAATTATCGAGGTATTATTTCAATCCAACTTCGGAATCATCCTGAAATCATTCCTCTACTGATGCAGAGGCTGGTGGATTATTTGTCTAACCACAGTGATATGGAACATTATCAAGGCAAGTTATTCGTTGTTGAAGTAAATAGAATTCGCATACGAGAGTAAGGTTGTATGATCGGACGAGCGTTTGTATAGTCGCGATTTTACTCCCGCTAGGGCAAAAAGCGGTAAAACTCTACTGTCATTCATCCAACAGAAAATCACTGTAAACTGCTGCAAGATATAAATAACGCTCATATCTTGCTTACACATGGAGACAAACAAGTGCAAATTACCAAACGCAATGTTGAATTGAGAGTAGACGAAAGCTTAATGCGCGTATATGTTGCAGCCCCCAAAGCCGCAGGAACTTACCCTGGCATTTTGTTCTACACGGATATTTATCAATTAGGCGATCCCATGATTCGTTTGGTAAACTACTTAGCAGGACATGGCTATGTAGTCGCAGCCCCAGAGATTTTTCATCGAACAGAACCTGTTGGTCTCATTATTGAACCAGACGATCTTGGTCGGATGCGGGGTAATGATAATGCTCGTCGAACACCGATAGCTGGTTATGACGCTGATTGCCGTGCTGCGATTGAATTCCTTAAGGGCGAAGGTTCCGTAGCCTTAGGTCAAATAGGGACTTTGGGTTTTTGCATTGGTGGACACCTATCTTTCCGGGCTGCTTTCCAAAGCGAAATTAAGGCAGCAGTTTGTTGCTATCCTACTGGTATTCCAAGTGGCAAACTAGGTCAGGGGGTAGCCGATACTATTCATCGGGTGAGCGAAATTAAAGGTGAAATGCTCATTGTGTTTGGTACTCTGGATCCTCACATACCACAACAAGACCGCCAAACAATTATCACAGTCCTTGAAAATGCAAGTGTTCCTCACCAAATTTTCTTGTATGAAGCAGAACACACTTTCATGCGCGATGATGGTTACCGCTACGATTCGGCTGCTACAACCTCTGCTTGGTCTGAAATCATAGCTTTCTTGAAACGTATTTTTGCAACCTAAGTAGGTCGTCGCTGGTCACTGGTCACTGGTCACTGGTCACTGGTCGGTCATTTGTCATTTGTCATTTGTATCTGTTTTAGATTGGTTTTAGCGACTTCATTTTGATTTGCCATTTCTTCCTGATAGTATTCTTCTCTAAAGTAGTAGCTGTAGCGGTCATTTTTTGGAATAACGCCATTCACGACTTGTCCTAATATCTTCTGACCAGATTTTTCTAAAAGTTCTTTAGCAAGAGTCGCATTGACAGAATCAACCATCCCCGGACGAACTACCAACAAAACACCGTCAGCCATTTGACCCAGGATAGCAGCATCAGCAGCAACAGTTAATGACGGAGCGTCAATGATGACGGAGTCATAGGTGACTCCAAACTTGTCAATCAAACTAGCCATTCGTTTTGAGTCTAATAGAGAAGCGGGAGAAGGAGGGACGACGCCAGAAGGTAGAACATACAAATTATCCATAACTTTTTTGATAGCTGTCCTGCTATCAGCTTGTCCTATAATGACATTACTGAGACCTCGATTATTGCGTAGTTCCCATATTTTGTGCTGAACTGGATGATGCAAATCTGCATCTATCAGTAAGACATTCCGCTCCATCTGAGCCATTGCTAGAGCTAAATTGGCAGCTACTGTTGACTTACCTTCTCTAGGTATGGAACTAGTGACAACAAGAACTTTTAAATCTCTATCAGCTTTCATAAACTTCAAATTCGCTCTCAGCATTCTGAAGGCTTCGCTAATTGGGGAACGAGGAATATCTTTAACAATGAGCTGCTGCGTATATGATTCAGAATCTTGATTGCCGCGAATATATTTTTTAGACTTGCTAAAAGAAGGAATAACCCCCAATAAGGTCAATCCTACTAATTCCTTCGCCTCGTCAACTGTCTTGATTAATTTATCTGTTGCTTCCAAAAAATATACAGTCGCTAAGGAAGCTAGGATACCTAGTAAACCTGCACTTAGGTAAGAAACTATAGGAGAGGATATAGGCTCTTCAGGAACTTTGGCTTCAGATATGATGCTGGCGTTACCTAAGTTCTGATTTTCCGCTATTCGGCTTTCTTGTAGCTTTTGTAACAAAAGAGAATAAGTAGATTGGGCTGCTTGTAATTTGCGTTCTAACTGGCGCTGTCTCTGCTGTAATTTTGGGAGATTTGTCTGCCGTTCTCTGTAGTTAGCTTCTATATTAGTTAAAGTAGACAATTCACTATCTAGACCCCGACGAGTTGACTCTAATTCCACAAGCTTTGCAGTCAGTTGCTGTTGCAAACTTCCAACTTGAAGATTGCTATTTTGTTTTAATTGAGTTGTTCCTATAACCTGTTTTAGTCGCTGTTGTAAAATTGCTTTCAAGGATTCTAACTTCTGTTCCAAATTAATAATTTCGGGATGGCTTTCCTGAAGAATAATGCGCCTATCTGCAAGTTGCGACTCTAGTTGTTGGATTTCTTTGAGGATATCTTGCACGCCAGGAGACTGACTGAGGGAAGTCATAATCACCGCATCTTCCGGGTTCATGCCTAATTGCTGGCGAATGGCTTGTGATTGAGCCTTGACATCAGCTATTCTAGATTTAATACTGTTAATTTGCTGTTGCAAGTTTGCAATCGTTTCTACAGATTGAGATGCTTCTGGTTCCAACGCTATAATGTTATTCTGTTCGTGAAATAAGCGCAATTCAATTTCTATTTTCCGAAGAATCATTTCAGCATTTGGCAACTGTTTTTCCAGGAACTTACGGGCGGCAGAGGCTTCGGCTCGGTGAGATAGTAGATTTTGCTCTAAATAGATAGCCATCACTGTATTGACAACCTGTGAGGCTGTCTTAGGATGCGTATCAGTGTAGGAAACTTTGAGAATATCGGTTTTCGGTATCTCTACCACGGTTAATCGGCTAAGAAATCCCTTAGGTTTTATGAGTGTTCCTGTTTTGTCTTTCAACTTTACTCTGTCTATCGTCTTTTCTACAATAGGTAGAGAACGTATAACTTCAGCTTCTGTGTGTATAGGACTACCTTTGTCTTGTACCAATGATTCTAACTTACCTATTTCTGTTCCCACTCCTGTTAAAGAAGATATAGTATTCGAACTTTGAAAGAGTAGCGTTCCTTCGGCTACATAAGGAGACTTTTTCAAAGAAGAAGAGAATACTGAAATGGCAAAAACTGGAACAAAGATGCCTAATGCGGGCAAGTAACGGCGTTTCAAAACTTGCCAATATTTTTCATATATAGGAGTTTCTTGTGATTCCATACAAATTTTAAATTTTCTATTTATTGATAGGGCTAACTAATATTGCATCAACAATCCTCGCTATCAGTAAAAAAAGATTGTTTTTTAAGTAAAGCTCCTTTAAAAAACTAATGGAAACAGAGAGTGTAGTCCAATTTTGGCTTGTGCTATATAAAACTCAGAGTTAGTTTGAGCAATTCAATTGTTGCCTACTTATAACAAAACGGTGTGAATTTTTTTACTGTTATGGTGAACTGCCACAATTGCACCAATAACCCGTTCTAAATCTTCTTCTGTTAAATTAGAACCAGAAGGCAAGCAGAGACCCCTTTCAAATAAATCTTCTGCTACTATACCACCAATACATTCACAAGCAGCAAATACAGGTTGTAGGTGTAATGGCTTCCACACAGGACGAGTTTCAATTTGCTGTTCTGCTAGTGCTAAACGGACTTGTTCTCGATTTGCGCCAAAAGCGTCTGGATCGATTGTTAAACAGGTAAGCCAACGGGTAACGTGTCCAAAAATGGCTTCTGGCATAAATTCTATTCCTGGCAAATGTCTTAAAGCCGACTCATAAATTTTAAAGTTGCGTCGTCTAGCTGCAACTCGCTCATTCAGAACGCGCAACTGACCGCGACCAATACCAGCTAAAACATTGCTAAGGCGATAGTTGTAACCAATTTCTGAGTGTTGGTAATGGGGAGCTGGATCTCGTGCTTGGGTTGCTAAAAAACGAGCTTTGTCCACCAGTTTTGCTTCATCGGAAACTAACATTCCACCGCCGGAGGTGGTGATGATTTTATTGCCATTGAAGGAGTAAATACCAATGCGCCCGAAGGTTCCGGGAGAACGCCCTTTGTAAGTGGCTCCCAAAGATTCAGCAGCATCTTCAATTAGGGGAATTTCATAAAGATTGCAAGCTGCCAAAATGGGATCTATATCCGCGCTTTGACCATACAGATGCACAAGCACAACCGCTTTGGGCAATTTCCCAACACGTGCGCGTTGTTCTAGCGCTTCCTTCAACAAGTCGGGATTCATGTTCCAAGAAGTGCGATCGCTATCAATGAATACTGGTCTTGCTCCCAAATAGGTGATTGGGTTGGCAGTGGCAGCAAAAGTCAGGGTAGAACAAAAAACTTCATCCCCGCAGTCAACCCCAAGTAACCGCAAAGCCAAATGAATAGCTGCTGTACCTGAACTCAAAGCAGCTGCATGGGTTGCCCCAATGACTTGACAAAATTCTTGCTCGAAAGCATCCACATGAGGTCCAACGGGAGCAATCCAGTTGGTGTCAAAGGCTTCTTTAATAAATGCTAGTTCCTCATCCCCCATATGTGGAGTCGAAAGCAAAATAGTTTTAGACATAATTAGTTTCCCTTTGAATTTTCATTTAGTATGATTTCCAGAATTTTCTAAAAATTCAATACTATAAAACTGGACAATTGTACTCGTTCAATCAATAACATATGGGTATCGTGTCACGGGTATTTATCGCGAACGATAAGCAGGAAAGAAGTTTGATTGCAGTAATTCTGACGCTGTTACCCCCAGAACTTTCGCTCTTAAGTTTACCAATTGATGATATTTCTCCTCATCAGTTATCAAGCGCAATGTCAAAAACTTATGAGTCAGTTGAGAGAAACCTGATTTGAAAGTATACAAACTATCCTCAGTGGAGCCACCAACTCCACCACCCAAGTGCAAAAATTCATAGCCATGTTCCTGTGCCCAGTATCTTGCATAGTCGGTCTCTAAACTACCTGGTGACAAGTGAACAAACTGGTTTCTTGTTCCACCTAATGTGCTCTGTACAATTCCACAACATACTGTATACAAACCTACACAAGCAATCTGATTTTCGTATTCAACAATGCATAGATGAAGAGTAGATCCTAACAAATCATTCATTTGAGTGAAATATTCGGAACTAAAAGAGTAATATCCCGTCGTTGCATTGACACGTTTCATCGTTTCTTTATAGATTGCAACAAACTCGTCCAAATAATCTTGGAATGAAACCATTTTTGCAACCATTTCGAGACGCTTACACTTATTAATAGTGCTGCGATGACCTTTTCTGGTGTGGCTCCACAAGTTAGCAATCTTCAAATCAACCGAGACCGTTTCTCCGTTTAGTGTAAAAGTTTCCGCTTTAAAGATTTCGGTAAAACTTTCATTTAGAATCGGATGCAAACGAAAGAAAGCAGAGCATATCCCCCGAGAGCGAAATTCCTGCTTCATCCTATCTAAAGCAGCATCTGGAAATCCTGGTGCGTTAATAGCTGCTTCATTTAGCAAGATTCCTGGATAGCCATAGGGAGAAATAACATCAAAAGCATCTGCAGCTTTTCCTTCTTCAAACAGTATGTCATTACATTTTCTTAGTAAATAAGGGACAAAAAACTTTTTGTCACCTTCAGTTATTAAAATAGCTTCAGGAATGCCACCAGTTCTTTTAGATTCTAAATATACATACTCAGGTAAATGATAAAAATCATGACGGATCTCTTGCAGCGTTTGCAACCACAAATCGTTTTCTAATTCAATGACTTGTATATTCATATTATTTCTCCAATTTTGCTATTTCAGAATCTGACTATTTGCTACTTATCTTCTGCAGACCATAAAACAGGAAATACTGATGGATCGGTGTAATCCGGCTCGCCGTTGGGTAGTTTTCGGCATACACGGTCAAGAAAGTGATGTATTTGTTGTCCGTTATTCCAAAAAGGTTGATAACGGTTGTCATAGTCCTGTAAATATAAAGCAAATGCCAAGCGGACTGAGCGGCTGTAATTGGGATAGCTACCGTGAATAGTGTGACTGTGGTGAAAGCTAATCTGACCTTTCTTCAAGATCAGGGGTACTTCAATAATCTCTCGTCGCTGTGAAGCGAATTTCTGTTCTATCTCTTTGAGATTTTGGTTGTTAAAGCAGCGCATATGCTCGTTGCTTGGCCACTTATGACTACCATCGATTACAACAAGTGGTGACCCATCCTTATCAATATCATGGAAGGGAATCCAAGCAGAAAGCATTTTATTAGACGTGCAGTTAGAAGAATAAGAGTAATCGGTGTGCCAGCCAACTACCCCTCCTTCATCACCAATGGCGATTGGTGCTTTGTAAACCAACGTATCTTCAAATAGTCGAATTTCTCTAGTCCTAGCGAGCCTGGCAGCGATCGCACCAATAATAGGTTGAAGCAGGAGCTTACGTAGTTCTTTTTTTCGATAAGAAACGTGTTGATTATTGCGTACAGCGTCTCCATCTCCAGGCTTCCAGTCGCTGTAACCAGTGCTGTAGGGAAGCAATGCGTCTCGCTCTCCATGATAAAACTTTTCGCTACCAACTATCGCTTCATCTATCACCTCGTCAGGGATAACTTTTTTGCTGATAAACCAGCCGTGTTCTTCGTAAAATGCAACATCTTCGTCAGTTGGTAAAAGAGCTAACTGCTCTTGTGACAATTGCTGAGTGTAAGTTTTCATGCTCTGTAATCTCATCACTTTGTAGCTTGAAAATAATTGCGCGATCTCTGATGATAATAGTTTCTTACTTAGCTGTTTCACATAGTATGGATATACAGCCTCTAGCTTTAAACTTTATCAGCATGACTTTTCTGCAATTTGAATTGTGAATGACTTATCATTGCACAATTAGAGAGGGAGTCATTTTGTCATATTTTTTGAAAAAGTCAGCAAATTTTTCTGCCACACGAGAAATATCGTCACCAGAATAACGCTGATCTGTTGGTATTGTTAAAATTCGATTTGACAGATCTATTGCTAAGGGATCGTTGGATGTATTGTCTGACGTTTGTTGCCAATGAATAGCCGGAAAAATATTTTGGCTTATTAGATATTTACGTAAAGCATCTCGAATCTCTGTGCTTTGACAGACTATTATGCTGTTCAATGGAACAGAACCAGCAGGCCATGAAGTAAAAAGGGGCGTCCAATTCGGATGTTTTTCCATTAAACTGTCATTGAAAAATTGTTTGACGTTTGTTTCTCTGCTTCGCCTAAATTCTGTAATATCCAAGCAATTTAGAATCGTCGTGGTGAAGGTAGAAACTGTATAATTCGTTTCCTTATCGAGTTCCTCTTCACTTTCAATTTCTAGTCGTCGATATATCTCTTTAGAGATGTGAGCACCGCTAAGATAAGCTCTTTTTAACAGCATTGCAGTCAATTTTTTGTAACTAGCAGGTGACTCTAAGGAAGAAGCTTTTGGTAACTTCATATTTTGAGGAGACCATATAATACCTCCATTTGGTATTGGCATGGTTTTCCGCAGAGACGCTATAGCATAGTGAGATGTACTTTGCAATGCCCAAGATGAAAAAGGGTCATGGGTGTGGTCTTCAATTAAGATAATATGATTTTGCTGAGATAGCCAATCTTGCCAAATTTTTCCTTGCCTAATTCCAAATAAATTAACTGCTAGAACTAAATCACCTGGCAAAGTCTTTAGAGAGTTAAGATCTGGAGAGTCTTTAGTTGGCAAATCTTGATACCAACATATGTCGAAAACTTTTTGGAGTTTGGCCACAAAATGCATACACAAGAACGATGGTAGATGCAGTCTTAAACGACTTAATTTTTCCTGATTCAACAGACATTCGAGAGATAGTAAGCAAGCTGTGCCAGTGGAAAATAACTCGTATGATTTAGGTAGTAAATTGTTGGTTGCCGCTCCCATCACAAACTCATTTGACCAATCAAATTCAGAACCGACTTCCCATCGTTTGTTCATAGTTATTTTTCTGAAATCAATACGATTTCATCATAAATTTTAACTCTTGAATTCCTAGTACACCGATTCACTAATGCCAAAAACCCGGTTTTCGTCCTCATAAAGACCAATTTTTCGTTAACTAAATTAGAAAAAAATCGGTTGTTTCTTCAAAATTATGAAGACTGAATCGTGTTCTAGATTTTGGGACTTTTAGTTAACTATTCTAATTCTTATTTCCTCCATCATTTACTGCTTTACTCAATCTTTACCTTTCATTTTTTTTCTGCCAATTCTTTATATAAGAAGAATATTCCAATTGTCAATACTTTAAATTTTACACCATATTTATGATATAGTAAATCGCACCAAATTTGTGAGAATTGCTGAGAGTCAGAAACCCAGTTTTGTAGCCGCTACCGGGTTTCTCGTTTCCTACAGATGATTTAGGATTGCTATAAAAACCGCACAAATTCTAGCATAAAGACACGTGCTTGTTTTCAAATCATCACAGCGTATTTATTATCTCGTCATAAAATATTTCGGATGAGAACAAAAGCTTCTGCTGCAAAGCATCCAACTGTACTACCACGTAAAGTAGCCAAGGCTCTGAGAGTCTCCTCTGAACGTTCATGAGGAAAAGGTTTAAGCTGAGAAGCATACATTTGCATAGCTTGGATTTTTGTTTCCAGGTAAGCGGAAATATTAACGAAAACATTAGGGACAAAGTTGGGAGTCAAATAAGGAGCATTCCAGTTAGTCTCTGAAAGTGTTTCGTAAGTGTAGATAGTTTTTGGTGCAAAAGTGTTAATGGGTCTAGCAGCCACTAGCGCGGATAAAAAAACTCTTTGATGATCCAGATGAATATCACCATTGAAGGGAATAAAAAGAGTATCTGGTTGTATGTATTTGCAAACCTCAATAAGTTTACTATTTAAATCTCGATGAGGTATCATATCTAATTCAGCTGGTGGGAAAGAAAGGAAGATAGTTTCCTTTACACCCAGTATCCTATGCGCTGCTAGTGCTTCCTGCTTTTCTTGTTCAATCACATCTTGTTCATCTTCGTCAGATGATTGGGTGACAGTGACCACATAAACTTCAGCATTTTCATCTGCAAATCGAGCAATCGTTCCTCCAACTCCTAGAACTTCATCATCAAGATGAGGAGCAATCACAAGAATTTTTTTATTCAAGATATACCTGCCTTTCCATTAGGGATTGATGTAAAGTCAAAACTTTATTACTATATAACGCACAGATGTCTAGACAATAGGGAGTAGGGAGTTGTAGAGACGCGCCATGGCGCGTCTGTAAGGGAGTAGGGAATACTTCTTTGTTAATAGCAAGGTTATGGGATTGTCTCGTGATTAGTTGACTTGAAAATGGGGCATAAGACATAGTAAGAAATAATTTATTGCCCATTGCCCATT
This genomic interval from Scytonema hofmannii PCC 7110 contains the following:
- a CDS encoding DUF5615 family PIN-like protein translates to MSLTFFIDQCVPASIGKFLWDSGYSVLVLKDYIPIESSDKIVIAKAQELSAILVSLNGDFADIVTYPPGNYRGIISIQLRNHPEIIPLLMQRLVDYLSNHSDMEHYQGKLFVVEVNRIRIRE
- a CDS encoding dienelactone hydrolase family protein, with amino-acid sequence MQITKRNVELRVDESLMRVYVAAPKAAGTYPGILFYTDIYQLGDPMIRLVNYLAGHGYVVAAPEIFHRTEPVGLIIEPDDLGRMRGNDNARRTPIAGYDADCRAAIEFLKGEGSVALGQIGTLGFCIGGHLSFRAAFQSEIKAAVCCYPTGIPSGKLGQGVADTIHRVSEIKGEMLIVFGTLDPHIPQQDRQTIITVLENASVPHQIFLYEAEHTFMRDDGYRYDSAATTSAWSEIIAFLKRIFAT
- a CDS encoding GumC family protein → MESQETPIYEKYWQVLKRRYLPALGIFVPVFAISVFSSSLKKSPYVAEGTLLFQSSNTISSLTGVGTEIGKLESLVQDKGSPIHTEAEVIRSLPIVEKTIDRVKLKDKTGTLIKPKGFLSRLTVVEIPKTDILKVSYTDTHPKTASQVVNTVMAIYLEQNLLSHRAEASAARKFLEKQLPNAEMILRKIEIELRLFHEQNNIIALEPEASQSVETIANLQQQINSIKSRIADVKAQSQAIRQQLGMNPEDAVIMTSLSQSPGVQDILKEIQQLESQLADRRIILQESHPEIINLEQKLESLKAILQQRLKQVIGTTQLKQNSNLQVGSLQQQLTAKLVELESTRRGLDSELSTLTNIEANYRERQTNLPKLQQRQRQLERKLQAAQSTYSLLLQKLQESRIAENQNLGNASIISEAKVPEEPISSPIVSYLSAGLLGILASLATVYFLEATDKLIKTVDEAKELVGLTLLGVIPSFSKSKKYIRGNQDSESYTQQLIVKDIPRSPISEAFRMLRANLKFMKADRDLKVLVVTSSIPREGKSTVAANLALAMAQMERNVLLIDADLHHPVQHKIWELRNNRGLSNVIIGQADSRTAIKKVMDNLYVLPSGVVPPSPASLLDSKRMASLIDKFGVTYDSVIIDAPSLTVAADAAILGQMADGVLLVVRPGMVDSVNATLAKELLEKSGQKILGQVVNGVIPKNDRYSYYFREEYYQEEMANQNEVAKTNLKQIQMTNDK
- a CDS encoding DegT/DnrJ/EryC1/StrS family aminotransferase, giving the protein MSKTILLSTPHMGDEELAFIKEAFDTNWIAPVGPHVDAFEQEFCQVIGATHAAALSSGTAAIHLALRLLGVDCGDEVFCSTLTFAATANPITYLGARPVFIDSDRTSWNMNPDLLKEALEQRARVGKLPKAVVLVHLYGQSADIDPILAACNLYEIPLIEDAAESLGATYKGRSPGTFGRIGIYSFNGNKIITTSGGGMLVSDEAKLVDKARFLATQARDPAPHYQHSEIGYNYRLSNVLAGIGRGQLRVLNERVAARRRNFKIYESALRHLPGIEFMPEAIFGHVTRWLTCLTIDPDAFGANREQVRLALAEQQIETRPVWKPLHLQPVFAACECIGGIVAEDLFERGLCLPSGSNLTEEDLERVIGAIVAVHHNSKKIHTVLL
- a CDS encoding DUF433 domain-containing protein, with product MPINWREHIVSSSDILRGKPRIKGTRIPVSIILGYLAAGQTDDQILQEFPDLQKEQIFACLDYARDLANFETIAS
- a CDS encoding GNAT family N-acetyltransferase — its product is MNIQVIELENDLWLQTLQEIRHDFYHLPEYVYLESKRTGGIPEAILITEGDKKFFVPYLLRKCNDILFEEGKAADAFDVISPYGYPGILLNEAAINAPGFPDAALDRMKQEFRSRGICSAFFRLHPILNESFTEIFKAETFTLNGETVSVDLKIANLWSHTRKGHRSTINKCKRLEMVAKMVSFQDYLDEFVAIYKETMKRVNATTGYYSFSSEYFTQMNDLLGSTLHLCIVEYENQIACVGLYTVCCGIVQSTLGGTRNQFVHLSPGSLETDYARYWAQEHGYEFLHLGGGVGGSTEDSLYTFKSGFSQLTHKFLTLRLITDEEKYHQLVNLRAKVLGVTASELLQSNFFPAYRSR
- a CDS encoding phytanoyl-CoA dioxygenase family protein; the protein is MKTYTQQLSQEQLALLPTDEDVAFYEEHGWFISKKVIPDEVIDEAIVGSEKFYHGERDALLPYSTGYSDWKPGDGDAVRNNQHVSYRKKELRKLLLQPIIGAIAARLARTREIRLFEDTLVYKAPIAIGDEGGVVGWHTDYSYSSNCTSNKMLSAWIPFHDIDKDGSPLVVIDGSHKWPSNEHMRCFNNQNLKEIEQKFASQRREIIEVPLILKKGQISFHHSHTIHGSYPNYSRSVRLAFALYLQDYDNRYQPFWNNGQQIHHFLDRVCRKLPNGEPDYTDPSVFPVLWSAEDK
- a CDS encoding PIG-L deacetylase family protein; this translates as MNKKILVIAPHLDDEVLGVGGTIARFADENAEVYVVTVTQSSDEDEQDVIEQEKQEALAAHRILGVKETIFLSFPPAELDMIPHRDLNSKLIEVCKYIQPDTLFIPFNGDIHLDHQRVFLSALVAARPINTFAPKTIYTYETLSETNWNAPYLTPNFVPNVFVNISAYLETKIQAMQMYASQLKPFPHERSEETLRALATLRGSTVGCFAAEAFVLIRNIL